The DNA region CAGTACCCAGCAGCCCCAGCCTGGCCACAGACGCAAGCAAGCTACGAAGAGCCGGTCCATCCTGGGCCCGCTGCGGGTGTCTCCAGCGATCACCGTATCAGCCTGTTGAATGAGCCCGATCGGCTTCCGACCCACGGGGTGGTGCTCACCGGTGGCGAAGCGGCCACCGCGGCGCCATTGCAGTGGGGACCCAGCGGGGTACCAACCCCGGAGTTTCAACCGGCGCCCCCGTCTCGAATCAGCTTCCCCGGAGAGTGAGCGACCCGAGCGACGCACCGGCCGACGCGCGATAGAATGGTCTGCGTACCGCTCCTCAGGCGCCCGCTGCTGTGTCTACCATCCCCACCGGCCCATCTCGTCGCTTCCAAGCGCTCACGGCAGGACCGGTGCGGAGGCGGCTGGCCCAATGGTCGGGGTGCGTGCCGGCGATCGTCGCCCGCGGCCCGGCGCTCCAGAAGCTCTCGGACTACGACCTGCGCAAGGAGAGCCTTTCGCTCCGGTACCGCGCCCGCAGCGGCGAACCGCTCGACAAGCTTCTGGTCGAAGCGTTCGCGCTGGTGCGAGAATCGGGCCGCCGGACGCTGAACATGCAGCACTTTGAGGTGCAACTCTTGGGAGGCGCCGCTGCGCACCACGGGTCGATCATCGAGATGCAGACGGGCGAGGGGAAAACCCTTACCGCCACGCTCCCGATGTACCTAGCGGCCCTGGCCGGCAAAGGCGCTCACCTCTCAACGGTCAACGACTACCTGGCCAAACGCGATGCGGACTGGATGCGGCCTTTGTACGAGGCGCTAGGAATGACCGTTGGCGTCATCCAGGACAAGATGCCTCAGCCCGAAAAGGGCAAGGCGTACGCCTCCGACGTCACCTACGGCACCGCCAACCAGATGGGCTTCGACTTCCTCCGCGACCGGCTGCTCAAACGCAGCATCGAGGAGGGCGCCCGCGACCTGTTCGGCGAGATGCTCGGCTCCGGCGCTCAAGCGAGCGAAAAGCCGGTGCAGCGCGACCTGCACTTCATGCTGGTGGACGAGGCGGACAGCATCTTGATCGACGAGGCCCGCACGCCGCTGATCATCAGCGCAGCGCCCGGCGAAGACGAGGAGGTGGCCGCCGAGGCGTACCGCTGGGCGGCCGAACAGCAGGCGCGCTTCGAGGAAAACGAGCACTACGACTACGACCACAAGGACAAGCGGGTCGACCTGAAGCTGGCCGGCAGGCGGCTGGTGCGCGAAACGCCCAAGGTGGGCGCACTCGACAAGCTCCCCTTGTCGACGATCTACGAGTACATCGAGCGTGCGATCAAGGTCGCCCGCGAGATGCAGCTAGACCGGCACTACGTGGTCCGCGACGGCGAGATCGTGATCGTCGACGAGTTCACGGGCCGGTTGGCCGAGGGGCGGAAATGGCGCGCCGGCATCCACCAAGCGATCGAGGCCAAGGAAGGGGTCGAGGTGACCTTTGAGACCAACCAGGCGGCCAGGATCACCATCCAGGACCTGTTCCTCAGGTACCACCGCTTGGCCGGCATGACCGGCACCGCCAGCAGCAGCGCTCGGGAACTATCAAAAATCTATCAGGTGTGGGTGACCCCCATCCCCACGAACCGCCCTCCGATCCGCAAGAAGCTCCCTACGCTGGTGTTTGGCGACGCCCAGCAGAAGTGGGAGGCGATCGCTGACGACGTCGCCCAAGTTCACGCTACCGGCCGTCCGGTGTTGGTAGGGACGCGGAGCATCGACAAGAGCGAGCACCTGTCGAAGCTGCTGGAGGACCGCGGCATTGAACACACCGTGCTCAACGCCCGGCACGTCGCCCGCGAGGCAGAGCTGGTGGCCCAGGCCGGGCAGCTCGGGCGGGTGATGGTCGCCACCAACATGGCGGGACGCGGCACCGACATCAAGCTCGCCCCAGACGTCAAGGAACTCGGGGGCCTGCACGTCGTCTGCTCTGAGCTGCACGAGAGCCAGCGGATCGATCGTCAGCTCATCGGCCGCTGCGGTCGACAGGGCGACCCTGGCACCTACCGCCAGTTCCTGGCCATGGACGACGAGATCCTGCTCATGGGTTTCGGCCCGAAACGCGCGACGCGTCTCGAGGAGGCCGGAAAGGCCCACCAAGGGCCCGGTGCGGGCTCCGAGGCGCTCTTCTACGCCGCCCAGCACAAGGTGGAACGACGACACTTCCGCGACCGAAAAATCATGCTCTACCAAGACAAAGAGCGGCAGAAAATGCAGCGGCAAATGAGCCAGGATCCGTTCCTCGACACGGCCGGTTAGCATCCGATCGCCCGCCGTGACCGACCAGAGCCCAGCCAGGAAGCCGGGCGACCGCGCTGGGGCTCAGCACCCCTGGCGGTACGTATCCCAAATCAGGAAGACGAGCATCGAAAGACAGCTAATGGCGCCTGCATCGAACATTGGAATCCCTCGTTAGTAAGAGTGAACAACCGGTTTTAACATCCTCGGAAGAAGTGGGAGGTTCTATTGCGAAACCGGCGCCAATCACGCGGAATCGCTACGCAATGCACGTTGCGCAGCACACAGCACCGTCTAGGAAGACTTTGCGGACGAACGGCCGTGTAAGAGTTGCATTTGAGGGGAAGATTCTGCAATCCAACCGGCGAATCGCACCGCAACTGCGAAACGGCGTCCCCTTTGGGGAACTAATCCGTGATAGCACCACTCTTCACGGCTGCGTGTGTCGGAAAGCTAGGCCACGCGGCACACAAAACACTTCAGATAGTCTGTTTCTAAGCACGTAGCGATTACCGGATGGTCGGGCGATGCGCCCCGTTCCTCCAAGATCTGCACCGGCCGGCCCGCTTGGCACGACGCGGCGGAGAGCACGTGTCGAAGGTCTTCGCGACTCACGCTCCCCGAGCAACTGCACGTGACCAGGATCCCTCCGGGCTCAAGCAGTTCCAGCCCGCGCCGATTGATGTGCGCGTAGGCCTTGAGTGCGTGAGGAACTTGCTTTCGGCTCTTCGCGAACTTTGGCGGGTCGAGCACCACCATGCCGAACCGCTCCCCCCGAGCGGCAAGGCTGTCAAGCGTTGGGAGTCCATCGCCCAGCTCGAAGCGGGCGTTGGCCAGCCCGTTTTCCGCGGCGGCTGTCTGGGCCGCGGCGATTGCCGGAGCGCTGCTGTCGATCCCCACGACCTCCGCGGCGCCTGCCCGCGCGGCGTTCAACGCGAACCCGCCGGTGTAGCAGAACAGGTCGAGCACCCGGCGCCCCCGGGCGAACGCAGCGGCGCACCGGCGGTTCTCTCGTTGGTCCAGATAAAAGCCGGTCTTCTGGCCCGCCGCCAAGTCGATGCGGTAGGTCAGTCCGTTCTCGACGACGGCGACCGGCTCCGTTGGCGGCTCGCCGCGACGCCACTCGGGCTCCAAAGAAATGCCCTCACTGTCGGCGGTCGAGCGGTCGGGGCGGACCAAGATGCCGCGCGGCGCCAGTCGAATAGCCAACTCCTCAAGGATCGGTTCGAGCCGCTGCGCGATGGCAAGCGACCCCACCTGCACCACCAGCCGGTCGGCGAACCGATCGACCACCAGGCCGCTGAGGCCGTCGGCTTCGCTGTACACCACGCGTGCGGCGCCGGCGGCGGCGTCGTAGCCGATCTGCTGCCGCATCTCGATGGCCGTAGCGATGCGGGCCCGCAGCAACGCGTCGTCGATCGGCTGGTCTTCTTGCCATGTCCACAGCCGCACACGGATACGGCTCTGGGCGTTGTACACGCCACGGGCGATCCAGCCGCCCTCGTGGGTGAGCAAGTCGACCGCGTCGCCGTCGGAAGGTCCCCCCTCGACCCGCTCGACCGCGGTGTCGAGCACCCAAGGGTGCCGCCCGAAGAAGGGCTTCACCCGGCCGCGTTTGACATAGACTTGGGCGGGGGAGGGCATGGCTCGTGTTGAGGTAGGAAGATTCGGATCGGATACAGGACGTCACGCGACGGCGCCGGCTCAGGGGGCCGCCGGGGGGCTCGCGGCCGGCTTCTTGGCTCGAACCTCGATCTAGCTGGCGGGTTCGATCCGCAGGCCGGCCGGCACCAGCCAGCGTTCGGCCCAGCCAAACAGCGCCTGTGCGGCCAACGCCATCACCGCGGCCGGGATGGCGCCCTGCAGGATCAGGCTCGTGTCGGCCAGACGGATGCCGGTAAGGATTGGCTGGCCATAGCCGCCGGCGC from Pirellulimonas nuda includes:
- a CDS encoding preprotein translocase subunit SecA — protein: MSTIPTGPSRRFQALTAGPVRRRLAQWSGCVPAIVARGPALQKLSDYDLRKESLSLRYRARSGEPLDKLLVEAFALVRESGRRTLNMQHFEVQLLGGAAAHHGSIIEMQTGEGKTLTATLPMYLAALAGKGAHLSTVNDYLAKRDADWMRPLYEALGMTVGVIQDKMPQPEKGKAYASDVTYGTANQMGFDFLRDRLLKRSIEEGARDLFGEMLGSGAQASEKPVQRDLHFMLVDEADSILIDEARTPLIISAAPGEDEEVAAEAYRWAAEQQARFEENEHYDYDHKDKRVDLKLAGRRLVRETPKVGALDKLPLSTIYEYIERAIKVAREMQLDRHYVVRDGEIVIVDEFTGRLAEGRKWRAGIHQAIEAKEGVEVTFETNQAARITIQDLFLRYHRLAGMTGTASSSARELSKIYQVWVTPIPTNRPPIRKKLPTLVFGDAQQKWEAIADDVAQVHATGRPVLVGTRSIDKSEHLSKLLEDRGIEHTVLNARHVAREAELVAQAGQLGRVMVATNMAGRGTDIKLAPDVKELGGLHVVCSELHESQRIDRQLIGRCGRQGDPGTYRQFLAMDDEILLMGFGPKRATRLEEAGKAHQGPGAGSEALFYAAQHKVERRHFRDRKIMLYQDKERQKMQRQMSQDPFLDTAG
- a CDS encoding class I SAM-dependent rRNA methyltransferase encodes the protein MPSPAQVYVKRGRVKPFFGRHPWVLDTAVERVEGGPSDGDAVDLLTHEGGWIARGVYNAQSRIRVRLWTWQEDQPIDDALLRARIATAIEMRQQIGYDAAAGAARVVYSEADGLSGLVVDRFADRLVVQVGSLAIAQRLEPILEELAIRLAPRGILVRPDRSTADSEGISLEPEWRRGEPPTEPVAVVENGLTYRIDLAAGQKTGFYLDQRENRRCAAAFARGRRVLDLFCYTGGFALNAARAGAAEVVGIDSSAPAIAAAQTAAAENGLANARFELGDGLPTLDSLAARGERFGMVVLDPPKFAKSRKQVPHALKAYAHINRRGLELLEPGGILVTCSCSGSVSREDLRHVLSAASCQAGRPVQILEERGASPDHPVIATCLETDYLKCFVCRVA